In the Topomyia yanbarensis strain Yona2022 chromosome 3, ASM3024719v1, whole genome shotgun sequence genome, one interval contains:
- the LOC131691217 gene encoding uncharacterized protein LOC131691217: MMLVNHFNDNARAQRSVVNIPRVVMNVALRDDCINLCHINAQSLCARRLSKLDEFKICFTNSKVDIVCITESWLNENISDATVAVDGYCILRNDRTTGRGEGICIYHRFVLDCKVIAGSGNHAGQGDGDRTEYLFIEVRVNNDKFLLGVVYSPPEIDCSNILDQKLSELSLDYEKIVVTGDFKTNLKKVSTKTARLCEVLDNFGLFCINNEPTHFYPGGSSLLDLLITNDINFVLNFNQVSAPGFSHHDMIFASLNITRNSNNRSNMYRDYNRINFLALQDALNVINWSLLYSITDSDLALDFFNSHIVQLYDSFVPLRALRPKSNAP; encoded by the coding sequence ATGATGTTGGTTAATCATTTTAATGATAATGCACGTGCGCAAAGAAGTGTTGTTAATATTCCACGTGTGGTTATGAATGTTGCTTTACGTGATGATTGTATTAATCTGTGTCATATAAATGCACAAAGTCTGTGTGCTCGACGTTTAAGCAAGCTCGATGAATTCAAAATTTGTTTCACGAACAGTAAAGTTGACATAGTATGCATAACGGAATCATGGTTAAACGAAAACATAAGCGATGCAACAGTTGCCGTTGATGGTTACTGCATTCTAAGAAACGATCGTACTACCGGTCGCGGTGAAGGAATCTGCATTTATCATAGGTTTGTTCTGGATTGCAAAGTAATTGCTGGTTCTGGAAATCATGCGGGTCAGGGTGATGGTGACCGAactgaatatttatttattgaagttCGTGTGAATAACGATAAATTTCTTCTAGGTGTAGTCTATTCTCCTCCAGAGATCGATTGCTCTAATATCCTTGATCAGAAACTCTCCGAATTGTCACTTGATTATGAAAAGATTGTTGTGACAGGTGATTTTAagacaaatttgaaaaaagttagCACCAAAACTGCTCGTCTCTGTGAAGTTCTAGATAATTTTGGCTTATTTTGCATTAACAATGAACCTACCCACTTTTATCCCGGTGGAAGTTCATTATTAGACCTATTGATAACAAATGACATAAACTTTGTTCTCAATTTTAACCAAGTGTCAGCCCCTGGTTTCTCCCATCATGATATGATTTTTGCATCTCTCAATATAACTCGCAACAGTAACAACCGTTCTAACATGTATAGAGACTATAATCGAATCAATTTTCTGGCATTACAAGACGCCTTGAATGTTATAAATTGGTCTTTACTTTATAGTATAACCGATTCTGATTTAGCTCTCGATTTCTTCAATAGTCATATTGTTCAGCTCTATGATAGCTTCGTACCATTGCGAGCTCTTCGACCTAAATCCAATGCTCCATGA